The Teredinibacter sp. KSP-S5-2 genomic interval ACATCAGGTTTTCCTTCATAAGCGGGTATTTCGGGTGCAACGCAGCTTGTGAGGCGACTTTTCTTGGGTGTTTACCCTGCGTTAAATCAGGCGTGCTGAAAAAGATATTTCTTAGTTTGGTTAACCGCTCCATGGGGTCGTAGCTACCCGCCAGAAAGCGATGGCAGTCTGTCCATTCATTGTCGCCTGGGGTGAGAATAAATGCGGATTCGAATTCGTTGAAGCGGCGCAGCCTGTCCAGGTACATCTCATCCGAACATCGACTGGCCCCGGATTTTATATCTCCTACATGCAATACCCATTGGATGTCTTTATCGGCGTTAATTTGTTTAACGGTATTGCTGAGTTCGGTATTCGGTTTGTTGGGCTTTAAGCCATATGGCATATCCCCCAATAAAGCAAAAGCGTAGGGAGGTTTGCTGTCGGCATGGGCGCATAGGCAGATAAATAAACAGCTTAGCAATAAAGTGATTTTCAACGCGGAGTACCTTGTATGAAAGTGTTGATTTTATTCATATGATGAGCGGATCACTGGATTCTGACGGAAACTCTCTATAATAGGCAACCAGGTTATTTTTAAATCATGTGTAAATAGGTAGCTACCGTGAAAAATGTTATTCGGGTTTTGATCGTGTTCTGGGGAATTCTTATTGCTGGTGATATTTTGGCCAGGGATTCAATTAACAATCATTCTATTGCCAGTGCATTAAACCACCCCGAGTTTGAAAACAAAGTGGGAACGGCTGTTCGGTTTTATTTTGGTGATCAAACCGTACCGGCAATTGAGAAAAAAATTCGTGTGTATAACACCACGCGAAAAACTCATGCGATTGGTAAAACCGACCAGCAAGCGTGTGAATGGGCATTTCTTTCGACCTTGATTGCCCTTCGTGATAGTGCCTTGCGTGAAGGCGGGGATGCGGTGATTAACATTCAATCTACCTATAAGGGCGGTATCTTCAACAGTAAAACGGAATTCCGTTGTGGTGCTGGGGATATTATGGCCGGTGTATCGCTACAGGGAACGGTGGTTAAACTGAAGTAACGTTTTGCGATCGATACTTTCTTATTATCGAAATTAAAAAAAAAGCCACTCACAGGGAGTGGCTTTTTTATGTAAGTTAAAAACTGAATTACGCGTTTTTCAGTGCTTGTCTTACTGACGCCAGTTTCACACACAAAACAAATACCTGCATTGCTTCGTCAACTTGTTCAACGGTTGGTACCGTTGGTGCAATACGGATATTGCTGTCTTGTGGGTCATTGCCATATGGGAAGGTTGCACCCGCTGGAGTCAATTTCACACCGGCTTCGTCAGCCATATCAACGACTTCCTGTGCAAGGCCTGGACGGGTATCGAAAGAGATAAAGTAACCACCTTCAGCGGATTCCCATGCACCTAGGTCATTGTCACCAAAGGCTTCTTCCAAGTGCTTAAGTACGCTGGCAAAGCGAGGCTTGATGATTTCCGCATGCTTTTTCATGTGGGCATTCAATGAGCCTTCTTCAGCAAAGAAGTTAACATGACGCAGTTGGTTGACTTTGTCTGGGCCGATAGTGATAAAACCAAGTGACTTTTTGAAGCCTGCAAGGTTGGCATCACTGGCCGCGACGAAGGCAACACCTGAGCCGGCGTGGGTAATCTTTGAGGTTGAAGCAAATTGAATAACGCTGTCTTCAGTTCCTGCTTTGGCACAGGCTTCGAAGATGTTGGCCAATTGCACTGGGTTATCGGTCAAATCGTGGATTGCGTAGGCGTTATCCCACATAACGCGGAAGCCATCGCCAGCAATCTTACCTAACTGTGCAATGCGCTCAACGGTCTCGTCGCTATAGATAACGCCGGTTGGGTTGGAGTATTTGGGGACACACCACATACCTTTGATACTGCTGTCCGCTTTCAGCATTTCTTCTACTTTGTCCATATCTGGGCCAGTAGATGTCATCGGCACGGTAACCATTTCAATGCCAAGGTGTTCACAGACCGAAAAGTGACGGTCATAGCCTGGTACTGGGCATAGGAACTTAACGCTGCTTTGTTTGTTCCAGGCAGACTCTGGGCCGTTTAAACCAAAAATGTGAGCAACCGTCATCACTTGGTGCATTAGCGTCAAGCTACTGTTTCCGCCGGCCAGTACATTGCTGGCAGGAACACCCAAAATTGAAGCGCCTAATTCACGAGCTTCAGGAATACCTTCAAGGCCCCCGTAATTGCGGACATCAATGCCGGACTTGCTGGTGTAGTTGCCCTTCAAAATACCATCCAGGCTATCAGAAAGAGAAACTTGTTCGGCCGAAGGCTTTCCTCGAGTAAGGTCAAGTGAAAGGTTTTTTGCCTTAATGGTCGAGAATTCTGCGGCTAAGGTTTGCTCCAGGTTTTGCAGTTGTTCTTGACTCGCGTTCGTTAAATTCAAGGCGGTATCCTCTACAATGGTTGATGGTTTCGGGGCGAAATTATAGGCATTCTTGTGCCGGAAAAACAGACAAATTCAACGTCAATCGAACGATTGCTGATTAAGGTCAGATTTTGCTGGTGTTGGCGGTCTGGAGCTATGTCTGCCCTCTCGTGACCTGAGCTGCTTGATACTGTTTTTGCTTGTCCGGGCTGAAGATTTTTCCGGAAAAACAAAGGTAGAAAGTAGGAGAAGATACGGCGCTGAGTAAATGTTAGACTGAGCGCTTTATCGATTCGTCTTCTTTGCTCATGAATAAACTGTTTATTTCGTCCGGGTTTGTCGAGGATGGTGTACTGACTAATGCACTGGGGGAAACCCTGTGCATGAGGAGCCTTCCCCGCTTTTTGCGTGTTTTATTGACTACCGATGGAACCGTGACCAAAAGCATCGAATCTTACTTTTGGGAACCGGTGAGTGTAATTAACCTTGAGCAGTCTTATGTTCATCTTAGTCAGCCCGCCGCTTTTATTAATAAGGTGGCTGGGGACAAAGTGCTCGAGCGTTGTGTTGAGTTAGTGGGCGAACAATCTGCAAAGCAGTTTGTCCATGCACGCTCATTGATTTGCACCCAGTATTTAGGCGAACAGTTAAAAGCTGATCTGGAAGCCGGAAGGGTGGGGATAGGTGAGTTGCTGCGTGAATGTGGTTTGGAAACCTATCGGGAAATTATGCAGATTGGTTACACCGACCAAGACCACTGCTTTGCTACCGAAGACAAATTAATATGGCGCACCTATCGTATAGTGATGGATGGCCACCCGTTAATCCAGATCACCGAAAGCTTTCCTTTGGCGGCTTACCAATAATTGTGATGTTTTGAGTGAAGAAAATGAGTCATCTTGAATATATAGAGAAAATTTTTAAAGACAGTATCTCGGTTAAAGAAAGCATCTTGGCCTCCTCTGAGGTGAAGCAATCCATAGATACTGTGTGCCAGGTTTTAGTCGACGCATACCGTGCAGGAAATAAAATGCTGATTGCAGGCAATGGAGGCAGTGCTGGAGACTCACAGCATATTGCTGCCGAGCTGGTTGTGCGTTTTGAAAAAAATCGTAAAGGCTTGCCTGCGATTGCATTAACCACTGACACGTCTATGTTGACGGCAATAGGGAATGATTTCGGTTTTGACCATCTGTTTAGTCGACAGGTGGAAGCCCAGGCAAAACCAGGAGATGTTTTTATTGGTATCAGCACTTCCGGTAATTCAAAAAATATTATTGAAGCAATTAATGTGGCAAAAGCTGAATGTGTGACGACTATTGGCTTGTGTGGTGCGGGAGGAAAAATCAAGGATATGGTTGACCACGCAATTTGTGTCCCATCAGATTGTACCGCGCGTATTCAGGAAAGCCATATAGTTATCGGTCATATTATTTGCGGTGTCATCGAGCAAAAAGTGTTTGATAGTGAATAGCGGATTATTTTAATTCCCCCACCATATGTTCTGCTTTCGCTTATTTGTTGGGATATTCGACAAAAGAATCATTAATCAACAGATGCGATAGCCGGATATATGGTTTTGCCAAACAATAGCTTTTTCAATTCTTAATATTCTTATTTCCTGTTAATAAATTGGTGGTTTATTTGTTTTCCCCTTTTTGATTTTGCATTTTTCTTTGTTTTTCTCGTCCATCTGCTGCAATCGTAACGCCGCCGCTTTTGTATTTAAAAGCCTGCGCCTGTAGTTTGGCGGGTACTTCTTGTGTGTGACGTTCATCACGGTTGAAGTGTTAACTTCCTTCTTGTAGGTCATGTGTTTGTTTCGTTTTACGTACCTATTTTCCCAACTGCGTCTCGAAATAGATATTTTTTTGTACAAAGGGCGAAGCGTTTTGTGTACGTATACGTCTTTACTATGTCGTTTTTATCTGAATATCGAAAACATAGGACTTGATTTTGGGGGATGCGCTTACTGGGAGTGCTTATTCATTGGAGCGGAATCCATTTTTTAATACTTACTCATATATTTGATTTTTAGTCATTCAAATACATTGGTACCTTGCCTGGTTATGCCTTTTGACTTGGTTTTGATTCAGTATTACACGGCAATAGTATCTGATAAAAAAACGAGTGCGAAAATCGCATTAAACAGAAATATAACAATACATATGTTTAACGTGGGGCGTTTTCTTATGAACTTCAATCTCCAGAAAATGGAACTAAGGCTGGCTGACTTTCGAAAATGCCTGCAATTATTGTTGCCTGCACTATTTGCTGTAGTCAGTATGGGAGCTCATGCCGCGCCGGCGCAGGTGCGTGTGGTTTGGGATAAGTCGCCTGACACCGAAGCTGTCGTTGGCTACACACAATCTGCAAGCGGTGGTGATGGTTATGTGATGGCAGGTACGTCCCCTGACGCCTCTACCTGGCAACTTCACAGTGTTAGCTATACATATACTTATGGTTCTTTGGCCAGCGGCTTTGTTCGTCTCTCAGGCCTGACTCCGGATACCAATATTTATTTCCAGGTATGTGACAATAGTGGTTGTGGTGATAAATTCTGGTTTAAAACCGCAGCAGCAACACCGGAAAATGTTACCTTCGTGGCTGGTGGTGATTCGCGAACCTATCGTTCTCCTCGTCAACAGGGCATGCGTTTGGTTAGCAAAATTCGCCCGGAGTTTGTTTTATTTGGGGGGGATTTTACCGATGGCAATCAGGACTATGAGTTGGATGAATGGCTTGATGATTGGACGTTGAGTTACTCCAATGACACGATTAATGGCGAAACTTTTAAACGTATATATCCGTTAGTTCCCACAGTGGGAAATCATGAAAATAACAGCCACTTGTTTATGTGCCGGGTATTCGGTTCGGATCCTGATGGGAACAACCAGTGTACGCTTCGTGATACCTATTCTGTAATGTCTATCGGCGGTAATCAGGCGCGTATTTATACTCTGAACAGTGAGTTTAGAAATTCGGGGTATGGTGCGCAATGGGATCAGCAAAATACGTGGTTGAATAGTGATTTGGCGGTAGGTGGTGTGGGGGCGAAATGGCGTTTTGCACAATACCATAAACCGATGTTTCCTCGCACAACAAGTAAACCTTTCATTTATGAAAAAATGTTCGAGTGGTCTTCGCCTTTTGAAACCTATCATATGAATGTGGTGGTAGAGTCTGACAGCCATCTTGTGAAATATACTTGGCCGGTGGTGCCAACCAATAATGATTACTTGAAGGTGGATGCCGGTACGGTTTATATCGGTGAGGGGAGTTGGGGAGCACCAACTCGAACAGCAAACAGGCAATCCAATTGGATTGCGGATCAAAATAGTTTTGCACAGTTTAAAGTGATTCAAATTGCAGGAGACGATATTGATATTCGTACTGTGCGATTTTCCGGAGAAA includes:
- a CDS encoding excinuclease ABC subunit A, which gives rise to MKNVIRVLIVFWGILIAGDILARDSINNHSIASALNHPEFENKVGTAVRFYFGDQTVPAIEKKIRVYNTTRKTHAIGKTDQQACEWAFLSTLIALRDSALREGGDAVINIQSTYKGGIFNSKTEFRCGAGDIMAGVSLQGTVVKLK
- a CDS encoding aminotransferase class I/II-fold pyridoxal phosphate-dependent enzyme, which encodes MNLTNASQEQLQNLEQTLAAEFSTIKAKNLSLDLTRGKPSAEQVSLSDSLDGILKGNYTSKSGIDVRNYGGLEGIPEARELGASILGVPASNVLAGGNSSLTLMHQVMTVAHIFGLNGPESAWNKQSSVKFLCPVPGYDRHFSVCEHLGIEMVTVPMTSTGPDMDKVEEMLKADSSIKGMWCVPKYSNPTGVIYSDETVERIAQLGKIAGDGFRVMWDNAYAIHDLTDNPVQLANIFEACAKAGTEDSVIQFASTSKITHAGSGVAFVAASDANLAGFKKSLGFITIGPDKVNQLRHVNFFAEEGSLNAHMKKHAEIIKPRFASVLKHLEEAFGDNDLGAWESAEGGYFISFDTRPGLAQEVVDMADEAGVKLTPAGATFPYGNDPQDSNIRIAPTVPTVEQVDEAMQVFVLCVKLASVRQALKNA
- a CDS encoding chorismate--pyruvate lyase family protein, with protein sequence MNKLFISSGFVEDGVLTNALGETLCMRSLPRFLRVLLTTDGTVTKSIESYFWEPVSVINLEQSYVHLSQPAAFINKVAGDKVLERCVELVGEQSAKQFVHARSLICTQYLGEQLKADLEAGRVGIGELLRECGLETYREIMQIGYTDQDHCFATEDKLIWRTYRIVMDGHPLIQITESFPLAAYQ
- a CDS encoding D-sedoheptulose 7-phosphate isomerase, with the translated sequence MSHLEYIEKIFKDSISVKESILASSEVKQSIDTVCQVLVDAYRAGNKMLIAGNGGSAGDSQHIAAELVVRFEKNRKGLPAIALTTDTSMLTAIGNDFGFDHLFSRQVEAQAKPGDVFIGISTSGNSKNIIEAINVAKAECVTTIGLCGAGGKIKDMVDHAICVPSDCTARIQESHIVIGHIICGVIEQKVFDSE
- a CDS encoding metallophosphoesterase family protein, giving the protein MNFNLQKMELRLADFRKCLQLLLPALFAVVSMGAHAAPAQVRVVWDKSPDTEAVVGYTQSASGGDGYVMAGTSPDASTWQLHSVSYTYTYGSLASGFVRLSGLTPDTNIYFQVCDNSGCGDKFWFKTAAATPENVTFVAGGDSRTYRSPRQQGMRLVSKIRPEFVLFGGDFTDGNQDYELDEWLDDWTLSYSNDTINGETFKRIYPLVPTVGNHENNSHLFMCRVFGSDPDGNNQCTLRDTYSVMSIGGNQARIYTLNSEFRNSGYGAQWDQQNTWLNSDLAVGGVGAKWRFAQYHKPMFPRTTSKPFIYEKMFEWSSPFETYHMNVVVESDSHLVKYTWPVVPTNNDYLKVDAGTVYIGEGSWGAPTRTANRQSNWIADQNSFAQFKVIQIAGDDIDIRTVRFSGESATSALTKAERDANALVLPAGLSLWDAKDVGSVYSITLDSSGFSRVGKSSSSSSSSSSSSSSSSSSSSSSSSSSSSSSSSSSSSSSSSSSSSSSSSSSSSSSSSSSSSSSSSSSSSSSGSGSSTSSSSSSSSSSSSGSGSSTSSSSSSSSSSSSSSSSSSSSSSSSSSGGSTDGDGSSGGGSIPGHYLLLGMLLLMIRSRRVKK